Proteins from a single region of Amycolatopsis sp. CA-230715:
- a CDS encoding choice-of-anchor P family protein, whose protein sequence is MRVDLLRTGGAAAVAATALLLTTAPVSAATAAGSGSAYGASASVSLLPGVLGDKGLTVDTGKLAKSTTEGPNSASVADAPLKGLLTAKAISSTSKHAESGGVTSTASIVDATLPVLAPLAGGDVSARVLKAQCASTASGVTGSAEIAGLDLGKIGKVPVATEPNRSVGLPGLVQVIVNEQIKHDDGSLTVNALHVKLLGGKETAALGSGDVVLASATCGKATGSKPSTSPSPSPTTSPGAPKPGKQVTEIPVGAPQTGDGSLAVTKG, encoded by the coding sequence ATGCGGGTAGACCTGCTGCGTACCGGGGGTGCGGCCGCCGTGGCCGCGACGGCGCTCCTCCTCACCACCGCGCCGGTTTCGGCGGCGACGGCCGCCGGGTCCGGGTCGGCCTACGGCGCGTCGGCCAGCGTGTCGTTGCTGCCGGGCGTGCTCGGGGACAAGGGGCTGACGGTCGACACCGGGAAGCTCGCCAAATCCACCACGGAGGGCCCGAATTCGGCGTCCGTGGCCGACGCCCCGCTCAAGGGCCTGCTGACCGCGAAGGCGATCAGCAGCACCTCGAAGCACGCCGAAAGCGGCGGTGTCACCTCGACCGCGTCGATCGTCGACGCGACGCTGCCGGTGCTCGCCCCACTCGCGGGCGGCGACGTTTCCGCGCGGGTGCTCAAGGCGCAGTGCGCCTCGACGGCGTCCGGTGTCACCGGCAGCGCCGAGATCGCGGGCCTCGACCTCGGCAAGATCGGCAAGGTGCCGGTGGCCACCGAGCCCAACCGGTCGGTCGGCCTACCCGGCCTGGTGCAGGTGATCGTCAACGAGCAGATCAAGCACGACGACGGCAGCCTCACCGTGAACGCGCTGCACGTCAAACTGCTCGGTGGCAAGGAAACCGCCGCGCTCGGCAGCGGTGACGTCGTGCTGGCCTCGGCCACGTGCGGCAAGGCGACCGGCAGCAAACCGAGCACGAGCCCCAGTCCCAGCCCGACCACGAGCCCCGGAGCGCCCAAGCCGGGCAAGCAGGTCACCGAAATCCCCGTCGGCGCGCCGCAGACCGGTGACGGCAGCCTCGCCGTCACGAAGGGCTGA
- a CDS encoding class F sortase encodes MKRWLVALLAILLLGGCGSEVTAPAPEAPVAANAGATTSLPDWVEVPSIAAKSSLVPLGLNPDKTVEVPPVDKPLQAGWYENSPPPGQAGPAVVLGHIDGNHQKGIFWRLRDVKAGDKVFVGTKDGKKLGFTVSKVDQVAKSAFPTDAVYGDTADPELRLITCGGVFDHETGNYRDNIIVYAKLAS; translated from the coding sequence GTGAAGCGCTGGCTGGTGGCACTCCTGGCCATTCTGCTGCTCGGCGGATGCGGTTCCGAAGTGACCGCGCCCGCGCCCGAGGCACCCGTCGCGGCGAACGCCGGTGCGACCACGTCGCTGCCGGACTGGGTCGAGGTGCCGAGCATCGCGGCGAAGTCCTCGCTCGTGCCGCTGGGGCTCAACCCCGACAAGACGGTCGAGGTCCCGCCGGTCGACAAACCGTTGCAGGCCGGGTGGTACGAGAACAGCCCGCCGCCGGGCCAGGCCGGTCCCGCGGTCGTGCTCGGCCACATCGACGGCAACCACCAGAAGGGCATCTTCTGGCGGCTGCGCGACGTGAAGGCGGGCGACAAGGTGTTCGTCGGCACGAAGGACGGCAAGAAGCTCGGCTTCACCGTCAGCAAGGTCGACCAGGTCGCCAAGAGCGCGTTCCCGACCGACGCGGTCTACGGCGACACCGCCGATCCCGAGCTGCGCCTCATCACCTGCGGCGGCGTGTTCGACCACGAGACCGGCAACTACCGCGACAACATCATCGTCTACGCCAAGCTCGCGAGCTGA